CCACGGGCATGCCGGCCGGCGTGCGGCGCGGATCGAGTGCACTGGCCGCGGTGAGAATCTTCGCCGCATCGGCGGTGCGGATGCCCGCGCGCTCGAGGAGGCCGGAGAGGGTTTCACCCGCGTGCAGGGTGTCGTCGCGAACGGTGATGCCCGAATCACTTGCGTTAGGCAGCGACCGGGGCGCCGAGGCCCTGGTGTCGGGGCGAACGGGCGTCGCGGCCGGTGCGAGACGCGACCAGTGTGGCCAGCCGATGCACACCACGACCACACCCAGCGCCACGATCGCCGCCGTCGTCCACGCGCGCGGCGACGGGCGCTTCAATCCATCTGCCTCCGGATGAACGTCGGAATCTCCATGTCACTGAGATCCTGCGACGTCTTGTCCGACGGCGCACCCGGTTGCGACGCCCGGCGCTCGGCCGGCGGCGCCGCGCGCGGTGGCACCACGGGCTGCTGGCGCTGGCGCTGCGCCGGGAACGGCAGCACCGGCGTCGTCGGCATCATCGCGGCGCGCGACGACGGTTCCATGACGGAGCCCGTCTGCAACGCGCGATCGAAGCCGGTCGCGATGACGGTGACGCGAATCTCACCCTGCATCGCCGGCTCGTTCACGGCGCCGAAAATGATTTCGGCGTCGTCGCCCACCGAGTCGTGCACGATCTCGTTGATCTGGTGGACTTCGCCTAACGTGAGGTCGTTGCCGCCGGTGATGTTGATCAGCACGCCCGTCGCGCCGCCCACGGAGATGTTGTCGAGCAGCGGCGACGAGATCGCCTGCTGCGCGGCCTCGATCGCCCGGTTGTCGCCGCGGCCGATGCCGGTGCCCATGAGCGCCGAGCCGCCGCTCTGCATCACGGTCCGCACGTCGGCGAAGTCGACGTTCACCAGCCCGGTGACGCTGATGAGGCTCGAGATCCCCTGCGTGGCGTGCAGCAGCACTTCGTCGGCCTTCTTGAGCGCGTCGCCGAAGGGAATGTTCTTGGCCACCACCGCCAGCAGCCGCTCGTTAGGCACGACGATCATCGTGTCCACGTGCTTGCGCATCTCGGAGATGCCCGCGTCCGCCTGCCGCATGCGCTTCCGTCCCTCGAACAGGAACGGCTTGGTGACGATGCCCACCGTGAGCGCCCCCGCCTCGCGCGCCATCTCGCATACGATCGGCGCCGCCCCGGTCCCCGTCCCGCCGCCCATGCCGCACGTCACGAACACGAGATCGGCGTTGGTCATCGCCCGCGCCACCTCGTCCCGGTTTTCCTCGATGGCCTGCCGTCCAATCTCCGGACGCGCCCCCGCCCCCAGACCCCTCGTCAGCTTCTTCCCGATCTGAATCTTGACGTCTGACTTCGAGTTCAGCAGGGCCTGCGCGTCCGTGTTGACGGAGATGAACTCGACCCCTTCGAGATGCTCCTCGATCATTCGATTGACCGCATTGCCGCCGCCACCTCCGACGCCGACCACCTTCATCCGGGCGTTCTGTGAGGTGCTCTCCTCGAACTCGAAGATCATTGCGGGGGGAACTCCTAATGAGTGACGAGAGAGGGGGACCTAAGTTCGGACGGAATATAATGCTTTCGCTTCCGAAACGCGCCAGAGACCAAGGGGCAGTAGAGGTACAGTTTGGTCCGGTACCCCGATGAGACTCGTTGCAGGCCGGAGGGACAGAGTGCTACGCTCATGAAAACGCGACCCTCGTACGAGAGCGCGCTTGCGCGATCAAAAAAAGTCCTGCAACCAGGTCTTCACTCTCTGCGCCAGCCGGTCCATGCCAGGCGCGGACACACCGCGTCTGCGCCCCGACGCCGCCCCCGGAACGCCGAGCGCCAGTCGCTGACCGCCATACAACGCCAGTCCAACCACCGTCGCGAACCGCGGCGACTCGACCGCGTCGCTCAAACCGCCGACGCTTGCCGCGGGTGAGCCCACGCGAACGCCCGTGCCGAAGACGTCAGCCGCCAGCTCGGCTGCGCCCGGAATGGCAGAGGCTCCGCCCGTAAGCACCACTCCGGCACTCAAGCGTCCCGCGAAGCCCGCGCCCGTGATTTCGCGATTCACCATCTCGAAGATTTCATCCATCCGCTGATGGATGATGTGTGCGAGCAATTCGCGCGGAATCTGGCGCTCGCCCTGCGCGACGGTGCTCGGCAGCTGAATCACCTCGTGTGAATCCTTCATCATCGGCTCGTACGCGCAGCCGTAACTCTCCTTGAGCCGTTCCGCATCAGCTTGCGTGACGCCGAGTCCGTGCACGAGATCGCTCGTCACGTTATTGCCGCCAAACCCGACGGTGCCGAGGAATCGGATCTTGCCTTCGTGGAACACGGCGAGATCGGTTGTGCCCGCGCCCATTTCGACGAGCGCCACACCGAGCTCTTTCTCGTCGTCGGTGAGCACGCTCAACGCGCTGGCCAGCGGTTCGAGCACCAGCTCCCGCACGTGATAGCCCGCCCGCTCGACCGCCCGACGAAGATTCGTGGCCGGCGACGCACCGATCGTCACCAGGTACATCTCCGTCTCGAGACGCATGCCGACCATTCCGATCGGATCGCGAATGCCGTGATTCTTGTCCACGCGGTATTCCTGCGGGATCGCGTGGAGCAGCTCGCGGTCGGCGGGAATCGCTTGCGTCCGCGCCACCTCGTTCGCGCGTTCGACGTCGGCGCGCGTCACGTCGTCGCCATTGACAGCGACCACACCGGAACTGGTCATCGCTTGCACGTGCTCGCCGGCAATGCCGGCATACACGTGCTCCACCGTCACGCCTGCCATGCGCTCGGCGTCCTGCATGGCTTTGGTGATCGAACGCGTGGTCTCTTCGATGTCGGCCACGACGCCGCGGCGCATCCCCGACGTTCGCGCCTGTCCGACGCCCAGCACTTTCAGATTCGGGTGCTTCGGAAAGTCGCCCACCACCTCCGCGATGATCGCGGTGGTGCGCGAGGTACCGATATCGAGCCCGGCAACGAGGCGTTCGGGATTCATTGCAGCCTGGCGATGACTTGATCTCTGAATCGAAGATCGAGCTCCGCGACGCGCGCATGACGCCGCGCGAGGTCGGCCTCGACAGGAATCACATCCGCGAGCCGATCTGCGCTCACGCCAACCAATGCTCGCACCATGACCGAAGGAAGTGCCACGTCCAACTCATCGCCACCCGGCCGTGCGCTGTGCCGCACCGAACTGATCTGTGCAAACAGTCGCGGCTCGTGCGCCTTCACGTCGGCCAACAGCGCGAGCACCGACGGGTCCGGGGACTCGACCACCGGCAGATCAATGTTGGTTCGACTTGGATCGATGGGCAACGCGTGACCGACTGCGTCCACCACACGAATCGCGCTTAAAGACGCACCTTTGCCTGGTGGTCCTGAAGTCTCGACGAGTGCGACGGGCGCGTTCTCAACCAACCGCACGACAAGAGTTCCGGGAAGCTTACGCTCGATCACAACGCTGCGCACCTGTGGGTCGCGTGCCACACGACGCTCGACCGGCGTGAGATTCATCCAGATCGACATCGTCGTGTCGACGTGCATACGCCCGATGATGCGCGACGGTTGCGCGTACACCGCGCCGTAGATCTCGACTTGTCGCACGTGAAAATAACCGAGCTGCGACAAGACGAGTGGTCCCCACCACGGTGCGGCGACGATCGCCGCGAGCGCCGCCGCGCCGGCGGGAATGCGCCATCCGATATTGCGCAGTCGCTCGAGGTATGCCGTCATGCGACTCACGCGGCTGCGGCCAGACGGTCGAGGAGCTCTCGCCCCGTGCGCGTGATGTCGCCGGCGCCGAGCGTGAGGACGACGTCGCCTGCGGCCACGTTCTGGGCGAGCGCGGCGGCGAGATCGGACCGCGCACCCTGCCATGCGAGCGCGCCGCCGGCCGCGCGCGCGGCGTCCGCAATCAGGTTCGCGCTCACGCCCGGGATGGGTTGCTCGCGCGCCGGATAGATGTCGGTGAGAAAGATCGCATCGGCGGTGGCTAACGCAGCGCCGAAGTCGGCGGCGAAGTCGCGCGTGCGGGTGAAGAGGTGCGGTTGAAACGCCGCCACGAGACGCCGGCCCGGGAAGGCGTGGCGCGCCGCGGCGAGGGTGGCGCGGATCTCGGTCGGGTGGTGGGCATAGTCGTCCACCACCGTCACCCCGCGCGCGTCGCCTAACCGTTGGAAGCGGCGTTCGACGCCGCCGAAGGCGGCAAGCCCGGGCGCCATGGCCGGCACGGTCGCGCCCACGGCGATTCCGGCGGCGAGCGCGGCGAGCGCATTCAACACGTTGTGGCGGCCCGGCACGCCCAGCGCCACTTCGCCTAACGAGCGGCCATCCGCGACCACCGTGAACGCCGAGCCATCGGCCGCGAGCCGCAGGTCTCGCACGGCGAGCTTTGCGTTAGGCGACGAGATGCCGTAACGCACCACCGCGGCGGCGCGCGGGACCTCGAGCGCGTCCGCACCCGGGTCGTCGGAGCAGAGCACGATCGTCGCGGCCCCGCGCACGAACGTCGCGAACGCGTGGCGAATGTCCGCGAGGTCGGCGTAGATGTCGAGGTGGTCGGCCTCGAGGTTCGTCACCACCGCCACCGTCGGTGCGAGCGCCAGAAATGAGCGATCGTATTCGTCGGCTTCCACCACGAACACCCGATCCCCGCCGAAGCGAAGATTCCCGCCCCACGACGGCACGCGTCCGCCGATCACACCTGTGGGTTCGAGGCCCGCCGACGCCAACGCTTCCGTGGTCATGACGCTCGTGGTCGTCTTGCCGTGCGTGCCGGCAACTGCAATGAGCTGCCCGCCGTCCGTGGACACCGCCTGCGCCAGCGCCTCGGCGCGGCGTATGACCGGCACGCCGATCGCGCGCGCCGCTTCCACTTCCGGATGCGATGGCCGAACGGCCGACGTGACGACGAGCGCGCGGATGCCCGCGACGTGCGATGGGTCGTGACCGGCCGCAACAGGGACGCCGAGTTGTGCGAGATCGGGCGCGCCGGCGGGATTTGCGTCACAGCCGGTGACTCGTGCGCCCCGCCGAACGAGCAGCTCGGCGAGAGCGCTCATACCGGCGCCGGCGGCGCCCATGAAATGGACTGGGCGGGGATCGGAAGGATCGATGAGGGACATCGACGAGCGGCAATCTAGGCCGCACCTGCCCGGCGCTCAAGTGCGACGATGCTTTAAATCAATGCCGGTAAGTCGCGGCCCCGGTGACAGTTTGGTTGTTGCCATGCGCGCCGCGCCGGCCGACTCCGCCCGTTGGCCCTGTCGAGCGCGGACCCGCCCAGGCTCCGTGACGATGACCGATGTGACCGTAACCCCGATGGCAATTTTGCGCTGTCCGCGCAACGCTGCGCCGTGGCGGGCGAACCATGCCCCCCGGCAGCCGGTAAGCGGGGAGCGCAGCCGCCACCGCCAAGCGTCCGCAAATCCATACGGGACAGAGGGCTAGCGAGCCGCTTGCGACGCTCGGGCGGCGGGAGGTGTCGCCGTCCGCAGGGCATGATTGATGACCCTGCCACCGGCATGCGACCAACTCCTGCCGATTCAGTCATCTTCCGGCGCCTCGAAACCGGTGCCGTTTTGTATGACAGCGCCGCCGAAGTGTACTACGGCCTCAACTATGTCGGGGCGACGATCTGGGAGCTGCTCGAATGCGCGGCGCCCCAATCGGACACATTCGTCGATCGCCTCCGCGCGACGTATCCCGATGCTGACGCGGCGCTGCTCCGCGCCGATTGTGATGCCCTCGTTGCATCGTTGGTCGGATACGGGCTGTTGGTCGAAAGGTCGGCGGCGTGACGGCCATTCTCGGCATCGCCGGCCCGCTCGCTCGTTCCACCGAACCCCGGGTCGCGCGGTCGATGCTCGGCGCGATGGCGCACCGCGGCGCCGACCGCGCCGCGTGGCGCGCCTCCGGTGGCGCACTGTTAGGCACGTCGCGGCACCCCTGGGAGATCGCTACCACCGGCGGTGACGGCGAGCTTCCGGCGTTGGACGGGGATGTCGTGGTTGTCGCCGACGCGACGCTCTACTACACGGCGGATTTGCAGCGCGCACTGCGCGCCCGCGGCGTTCGGGCGACGGGCGCCACGCCCTGCGAGCTGATTCTGGCCGCGTATCGCGCCTGGGGCGCGGATTGCGCGGCGTACCTCGAGGGCGACTTTGCTTTCGTGCTGTGGGATGCTGCAACGCAGACGCTCGTCGCGGCGCGGGACTTCGGCGCCAAGCGGCCGCTCCACTTCGCGCAGTTAGGCGGATCGATTCTGCTCGCCTCGACCATCGACGCCGTGCGCGCCCACCGTGCCTGCCCGTCGGTGCTCGACGCCGCCGTCGTTGCCGAGGAGGCCGGAGCGCTCTCGGGATCGAGCACGGACACCGTTTGGCGCGCCGTGAAGCGGATTCCGCCGGGGCACCACCTGGTGTGGCGCGCGAGCGACCCGCGTCATACCAGGCTCGAACCGCATTGGCAGCCGCCACAATTTCAGGATCGGGCGCGCGCATCCGATGGAGCCGACGAGCTCCTCGAGCTGCTGAGCGACGCGGTGGCTGAACGCATGGCCACCGGCGCGCCGACGGCGGTCGCACTCAGCGGTGGCTGGGATTCGCCGGCTGTCTTTGCCGCGGGTGCCCGGATCCTCGAGCGCGCGCCGGGACGCGGCTCGCTCCAGCCCATCTCGGTCAGCTTCCCGCCGGGCGACCCCGGCCGGGAAGATGAGCTCATCGAGTCCATCGTTAGGCACTGGAAGACGACCACGGCGTGGTTGGCCGCGGCCGACATCCCGGCACTGGGCGACATGGCCCACCGCGCCGCACTGCGCGAGGAGCCGTTCCCGCATCCATTCGAGCCGATGAACCGCGCCATCGCGCGCGCCGCCGTCGGGCGCGGCGCGAGCGTGCTGTTGGACGGCAACGGCGGCGATCAGCTGTTCGAGACGTCGAGCATCTATCTGGCCGATCTCGCACGGCGCGGCCGCTGGTCGGAGCTGGGCCGCGAATGGCGAGCCCGCGGCGCCGGCGCCCGGGCCCTGATTCGCGATGCGCTGCTACCGGCGCTGCCTAACGCCGTGCTCCGCGGCCTCGACCGGATGAGCGGAGGCCGGACCGCGCTCGGCGACCCGTTGTCGCGGCGGCCGCCGGGCTGGATGCGCGCCGACTTCATCCGGGCGCACGGCCTCGACGCGCGCGAACTCGAACGCGCACCGTCGCGCAGCGGCCGAAGCCTGGCCGCGACCGAATCGGCGTGGCAGCTCACGCGCCCCGTGCTCGGCCGTATGGCGTCGGCGCTGGCGTCGTTCACACTCGCCGAGGGCGCCGAGCACCGGTCGCCGCTCTACGACGGCCGGATCATCCGCTTCGCCGCGACGCGGCCCGTCGCGGAACGTCGCAGCGGCCGCGAGACGAAACGACTATTGCGCCGCGCGATGACCGGGCTTTTGCCTAACGAGATCCTGGCGCCGCGGCCGGCGCGCACCGGAGTTCCGATCGAATACCTGGTCACCGCGATCCGGGTCGTGCTCCCGCAGTGGCGGGAACGCGCCGGCCGCGAATCGATGCTCGCCGAGCTCGGGATCATCGACCCGGTGCAGTTAGGCGCGGCGTACGACCGGTGCCTCGGCGGCAGCGCCGCCTCCCACACCGTGGCGCTCTACCTGGCGCTCGAAACGGAGCTCTGGCTCCAGGCGCGCGCCCGCGGCGTGCGCGGAGACGATGGCAGTATCGATGCGGCCGCGAGGGCCGCCTCGCGAGCGGGTCACGAATGGCCCGACAACCTTGTCGCACGGGAGGAGATGGATGTACGAGACTCCGAAGGTGGAGCGGTTCGGCACTCTGCGTGAATTGACGCAGGGCAAGTCCGACCCCGGTTTCGACCTGGCCGCCGGTCTGGGCCAGGACAACGTGGAGCCTGGCTGCACTGCGCACGCCGCACCGGGCTCGGCAGCCGCTTGTATCAGCGGCCGGTCGTGAGGCACGACGCCGGGAGACTCGGACCAGTGAGTCTTCCCGCCGTCGGGCGCGTGCCATGAACCTGTTTTCGATTTACGGTGGCTGTCTTCAGTCGGACATCCCGTTTCCCGGCCTCTCTGCGGGAAGCGGGTGCCCGACGTGGCGGCTCGTGCGCATGGATGGCGATGCGCCGAGCGTCACGCTCTCCCCGTTAGGCGAAGACCACGTCGACGCGGGCGTGTCGGTACGCTTGTCGCGGCACGCGCGCGGTCTTCGACTCACCTACGACGATACCGGGTCGTTTGACCTGGAGGCCGGCGGTGCGCGCATCGCATGGTATCCAGGCGCCGCGGCAGCCCTCGAGGCGGCACGGCTCGACGTGCTCGGCCGCGTATTGCCGGTGGCCCTGCACGAGGCGGGCATGCTGTGCCTGCACGGCAGCGCCGTCGAGATCCATGGGTCGGCGGTTGCCTTCGTCGCCCCCAAGTTCCACGGAAAGTCGACGCTGGCGCGTGCGGTGGCCACTGCCGGCGGACGGGTGATGAGCGACGACGTCGTTGCCGTAGACCCGGGGCCGTTGCCGCTCGTTAGGCCGGGGGTCGCGAGCGTGCGCCTCTGGCGCGACGCGGCCGAGCACGTGGGTGATGTCTCGTGTACCGCGGCAGATGCGTATGGGAAATACATCGTGCGCGACGCGGCGCACGCGACCTCGCACGAGACGCCGGCTCGACTCGACGCGATCTACCTGTTGACGCCCGTCACGGCCGGGGCCGACCACGCGGCATCACGCCGTCTCCTCGATCCGCTGAGCGCCACGATGGCGCTGCTTCCGCACAACCGCCTTGCGCCGCTGCTCGGTGGCGCGGAGGCCGCCGTGGTCCTCGATCGCGTCACCCGCCTGCTGCGGCACACGCCGGTCTATGCGCTGAGCGTCGTACGCGACTTCGATCGGCTCGACGATGCGGCGTGCGCGATCCGTGACTGGCACGGCTCCTCTGCCACGCTGGCCCGGCACACGGCATGACGGCGCTCGCCGCTCCGCTCGCCGCGCGCCCGTCGCTCGCGCCGACGCCGATCGTTCGCCTAACGCCGGACGCGGTGGTGCAGGTGCACGGGCTCACCAAACGCTTTGCGATCCGCCGCGGCTGGATCGAGACGCCGCTGCGCCGGCGCGCGGGCGCGTACGCGACGGCGCTCGACGAGGTGACGCTCGATGTGCGGCGGGGCGAGCTGTTCGGGCTGCTCGGGCCTAACGGAGCCGGCAAGACGACGCTGTTCAAGGTGCTCTCGACGCTCATCACGCCGGATGCCGGCGACGTCGTCATCGACGGCTGCCACGTCGTACGCGACGCGGCTCGCGTCCGCCGCCTGCTGGCACCGGCGATCCCTGAGGAACGGAGCTTGAGCTGGCGCCTGACCGCCCGGCAGAATCTCGATGTGTTCGCCTCGCTCCACGGGCTCACCGGCGCCGCAGCGCGCCGCGCGGTCGATGAAGTGCTCGCCGCGACCGAGCTGACGGACACCGGCACCAAGATGGTGGGCCAATTTTCCTCGGGCATGCGCCAGCGCCTGCTCATTGCGCGCGCGCTGCTCGGCCGGCCGTCCATTCTGCTGCTGGATGAGCCGACGCGCAGCCTGGATCCGATCTCCGCGCGACGCTTCCGCACGTTCCTGCGCGACGAGATCGTGCGCCGTCGTGGATGCACGGTGCTGCTCGCGACGCACCGGGCCGAGGAGGCGCTCGAGCTGTGCGACCGCGTGGCGGTGCTCGATCGCGGCCGCATCTCGGCTGTCGGCGCGCCCGATGTGCTCATGCGGGACATCGCCGGCGCGCGCTACCAGCTCCGCGTTCAGGACGCCGACCGCGGGGCGACGTGCGAGCTCGCGCGGAGGTCGCGCGACTCCGTACACATCATCGCGTACGACGCGCCGGACGCCGAGGGGTGGGTGGCGGTCCATCTGCAGGTCGCCGGCGGCTCCGCGGCAGCGGCGGCGTTCCTCGGTGCGTTAGGCGAAGGCGGGATCGCGGTCGCGTCGTTCGAGCGCGTGACGCTCGCGCTGGATGAACTCCTCGACCGTGTCGTGGCCCGCAGCGCCGGCGGGGTGCGCCGTGGATAGAATCCGCGCGCTGCTCAGGGCGAACTGGCAAGTCGGTTCGAGCTATCGCCTCGACATGGCGGCCTCGCTCGCGGGCCTGGTCGTCACGGTCGTCCCCGTCTACTTCGTCGCGCACGCGCTGCAGCCCATGATGGCGGCATCGATCTCGGCGCAGGGCGGCCAGTACTTCGGTTTCGTGCTGGTCGGCATGATCGCGTTCACGTTTCTGGGCGTGGCCGTGAGCGCGCTCCCCAAGGTCATTGGCGCCGGCATCGCGTCCGGCACGCTGGAGGCGTATCTGGCGACGCCGGCGCCGCTGCCCACCATTCTCGCCGGCCTCGTGTCCTACGAGCTGCTCTGGTCGGTGGCGCGCGCGTTCCTGGTGCTGGGCGCGGGGGCGGCGTTAGGCGCGCACGTCGCCTGGGACCGGTCGCTCCTCGCGTTGGGCGTGCTCGCGCTCATCGTGCTCGCACACCTGCCGTTCGGCATCTTCGCCGCGGCGCTCGTGTTGTGGTTCCGCACGACCGGCCCCCTGCCCAAGGGAATCCTCGCCGCATCGGGGCTCCTCGGCGGCGTCTATTATCCCACACAGGTGATTCCGGCGTGGCTGCACACGGTCTCGGCCGGACTGCCGCTCACGTACGGATTGCGCTCGCTGCGGCGCGTCTTGCTGGACGGCGCCTCGTTGGGCGCCGTCGCCGGCGATCTCGGTGTGCTGGCGGCATTCGCAGCGGTGTTGCTCGCGGCAAGCTTGTGGGTGTTCGCCCGCGCGCTCGGGGACGCCAGACGGGCCGGGACGCTGGCGCAGTACTGACCCGCACGCCTCACTGCCGGCCCGATGAACGCCGGCGTCCGGGCACTGGCCGCGTTGCCGACAATGCCGGTTCGTGCTAACTCTGTTGGTACAACCCACACGAGGCGTCCATGGCCCTGTCGCGTCAGTCAGGTTTGACCCGTTCGATCATCGCGCTCGGCGCGCTCCTCACGCTCATGGCATGTGGCGGGTCGTCGTCGCCCACGGCGCCGACACCTATCCTGCAACTGCCGCGCGCGCTCACCGTCAACGAGCAGCAGCTCATCGCGCAGTCCAACGGGTTCGCGTTCGCGCTGTTCCAGCAAGTGGCGGGCGAGGCGCCCGACTCCAACCTGTTCCTCTCCCCGCTCAGCGCGTCGATGGCGCTCGGCATGACGATGAACGGCGCCGAAGGCAGCACGCTCGACGCGATGCGATCGACGTTAGGCTTCTCGTCGATGTCCGTGTCCGACGCCGACACGGCGTATCAGAGCCTGATCTCGCTGCTGCGTGCGCTGGACCCGCACGTCGACTTCCAGATCGCCAACGCCATCTGGTATCGCCAGGGATTCAACGTCGAGGCGAACTTCCTGCAAACGGACAAGCAGTACTTCGACGCGACCGTGCAAGGACTGGACTTCGACAGTCCGTCGGCGGCCAAGACGATCAACGCGTGGGTGTCGACCAGCACGAAGGGCAAGATCGACGAGATCGTCGACGGCGTCATCGATCCAGGCACCATGATGTTCCTGACGAACGGGATGTACTTCAAGGGCGCCTGGCAGTACGACTTCGACGCAGGCAAGACGAGCAGCCAGCCGTTCCGCATGGCGGACGGGTCCTCGGCATCGGTGCCGATGATGGACCTCCCGACGGTCTCGGTGCGGTTCGCCGCGACGCCGGGCTACCAGGCGGTGGAGCTGCCCTACGGCGGCGGCGCGTACGTGATGGACGTGGTGTTGCCTAACGCTGGCACATCCCTCGACGCGGTGGTGGCCGAGCTCGCCGGCGGCGGGTGGCCCGCGCTGCTCGCGGATATGGGCAACGGCACGGGCGAGGTCGAGGTCCCGCGGTTCACCTTGACGTGGGGCGCGAGCCTCACCCAGCCGCTGACTGCGTTAGGCATGGGGATCGCCTTCGGCGACGATGCCGACTTCACCGGCATCGCCCCGGACACGGGCCTCACCATCACGAACGTCCGGCAACAAACATTCGTCGAGGTCAACGAACAAGGCACGACAGCCGCGGCCGCCACGAGCGTCGCCGTCGGCGTCAACTCGGCTGTGACTCCATTTGTCTTTCGGGCCGACCACCCGTTCCTGTTCGTGATCCGCGAGCGGCTGTCCGGGGCGATCCTGTTCATGGGAGAGTTGCAGCAGCCTGCGCCGTAGTCGACTGCCTCCGGGTCGATCGACGTACGAGGCAAGGCCGCCGACGCGCGCTCGGGAGCGAGTCCGGGCGCGCGTCAGCCTTGTCCACTCTCATACAAGCGGGCTCAGCAGAGGCACGCCGGACAGCACGTCAACAACACGTTTTGTGATTTCGCAAGCACGTTTTGTGATCGAAGTGCACTTTAGGGACATCTCGGTTGCGCGCGTCGTGCGACGAGCGAGGGGCGTCCGGATCGGCAATCCGCACCGGGCAAGGCCGGCGGATGCCTGAGCGAGGAGGCGGGTGTCGGGCATCTACGCTCATAGGGACGCGGACACAGCACGGGCACAACGGACACGGCACGGATCG
This genomic stretch from Gemmatimonadaceae bacterium harbors:
- a CDS encoding ABC transporter permease, with the protein product MDRIRALLRANWQVGSSYRLDMAASLAGLVVTVVPVYFVAHALQPMMAASISAQGGQYFGFVLVGMIAFTFLGVAVSALPKVIGAGIASGTLEAYLATPAPLPTILAGLVSYELLWSVARAFLVLGAGAALGAHVAWDRSLLALGVLALIVLAHLPFGIFAAALVLWFRTTGPLPKGILAASGLLGGVYYPTQVIPAWLHTVSAGLPLTYGLRSLRRVLLDGASLGAVAGDLGVLAAFAAVLLAASLWVFARALGDARRAGTLAQY
- the ftsZ gene encoding cell division protein FtsZ, whose amino-acid sequence is MIFEFEESTSQNARMKVVGVGGGGGNAVNRMIEEHLEGVEFISVNTDAQALLNSKSDVKIQIGKKLTRGLGAGARPEIGRQAIEENRDEVARAMTNADLVFVTCGMGGGTGTGAAPIVCEMAREAGALTVGIVTKPFLFEGRKRMRQADAGISEMRKHVDTMIVVPNERLLAVVAKNIPFGDALKKADEVLLHATQGISSLISVTGLVNVDFADVRTVMQSGGSALMGTGIGRGDNRAIEAAQQAISSPLLDNISVGGATGVLINITGGNDLTLGEVHQINEIVHDSVGDDAEIIFGAVNEPAMQGEIRVTVIATGFDRALQTGSVMEPSSRAAMMPTTPVLPFPAQRQRQQPVVPPRAAPPAERRASQPGAPSDKTSQDLSDMEIPTFIRRQMD
- a CDS encoding PqqD family protein — protein: MRPTPADSVIFRRLETGAVLYDSAAEVYYGLNYVGATIWELLECAAPQSDTFVDRLRATYPDADAALLRADCDALVASLVGYGLLVERSAA
- a CDS encoding ABC transporter ATP-binding protein, whose product is MTALAAPLAARPSLAPTPIVRLTPDAVVQVHGLTKRFAIRRGWIETPLRRRAGAYATALDEVTLDVRRGELFGLLGPNGAGKTTLFKVLSTLITPDAGDVVIDGCHVVRDAARVRRLLAPAIPEERSLSWRLTARQNLDVFASLHGLTGAAARRAVDEVLAATELTDTGTKMVGQFSSGMRQRLLIARALLGRPSILLLDEPTRSLDPISARRFRTFLRDEIVRRRGCTVLLATHRAEEALELCDRVAVLDRGRISAVGAPDVLMRDIAGARYQLRVQDADRGATCELARRSRDSVHIIAYDAPDAEGWVAVHLQVAGGSAAAAAFLGALGEGGIAVASFERVTLALDELLDRVVARSAGGVRRG
- the ftsA gene encoding cell division protein FtsA, which codes for MNPERLVAGLDIGTSRTTAIIAEVVGDFPKHPNLKVLGVGQARTSGMRRGVVADIEETTRSITKAMQDAERMAGVTVEHVYAGIAGEHVQAMTSSGVVAVNGDDVTRADVERANEVARTQAIPADRELLHAIPQEYRVDKNHGIRDPIGMVGMRLETEMYLVTIGASPATNLRRAVERAGYHVRELVLEPLASALSVLTDDEKELGVALVEMGAGTTDLAVFHEGKIRFLGTVGFGGNNVTSDLVHGLGVTQADAERLKESYGCAYEPMMKDSHEVIQLPSTVAQGERQIPRELLAHIIHQRMDEIFEMVNREITGAGFAGRLSAGVVLTGGASAIPGAAELAADVFGTGVRVGSPAASVGGLSDAVESPRFATVVGLALYGGQRLALGVPGAASGRRRGVSAPGMDRLAQRVKTWLQDFF
- a CDS encoding asparagine synthase-related protein, whose product is MTAILGIAGPLARSTEPRVARSMLGAMAHRGADRAAWRASGGALLGTSRHPWEIATTGGDGELPALDGDVVVVADATLYYTADLQRALRARGVRATGATPCELILAAYRAWGADCAAYLEGDFAFVLWDAATQTLVAARDFGAKRPLHFAQLGGSILLASTIDAVRAHRACPSVLDAAVVAEEAGALSGSSTDTVWRAVKRIPPGHHLVWRASDPRHTRLEPHWQPPQFQDRARASDGADELLELLSDAVAERMATGAPTAVALSGGWDSPAVFAAGARILERAPGRGSLQPISVSFPPGDPGREDELIESIVRHWKTTTAWLAAADIPALGDMAHRAALREEPFPHPFEPMNRAIARAAVGRGASVLLDGNGGDQLFETSSIYLADLARRGRWSELGREWRARGAGARALIRDALLPALPNAVLRGLDRMSGGRTALGDPLSRRPPGWMRADFIRAHGLDARELERAPSRSGRSLAATESAWQLTRPVLGRMASALASFTLAEGAEHRSPLYDGRIIRFAATRPVAERRSGRETKRLLRRAMTGLLPNEILAPRPARTGVPIEYLVTAIRVVLPQWRERAGRESMLAELGIIDPVQLGAAYDRCLGGSAASHTVALYLALETELWLQARARGVRGDDGSIDAAARAASRAGHEWPDNLVAREEMDVRDSEGGAVRHSA
- the murC gene encoding UDP-N-acetylmuramate--L-alanine ligase; its protein translation is MSLIDPSDPRPVHFMGAAGAGMSALAELLVRRGARVTGCDANPAGAPDLAQLGVPVAAGHDPSHVAGIRALVVTSAVRPSHPEVEAARAIGVPVIRRAEALAQAVSTDGGQLIAVAGTHGKTTTSVMTTEALASAGLEPTGVIGGRVPSWGGNLRFGGDRVFVVEADEYDRSFLALAPTVAVVTNLEADHLDIYADLADIRHAFATFVRGAATIVLCSDDPGADALEVPRAAAVVRYGISSPNAKLAVRDLRLAADGSAFTVVADGRSLGEVALGVPGRHNVLNALAALAAGIAVGATVPAMAPGLAAFGGVERRFQRLGDARGVTVVDDYAHHPTEIRATLAAARHAFPGRRLVAAFQPHLFTRTRDFAADFGAALATADAIFLTDIYPAREQPIPGVSANLIADAARAAGGALAWQGARSDLAAALAQNVAAGDVVLTLGAGDITRTGRELLDRLAAAA
- a CDS encoding FtsQ-type POTRA domain-containing protein codes for the protein MTAYLERLRNIGWRIPAGAAALAAIVAAPWWGPLVLSQLGYFHVRQVEIYGAVYAQPSRIIGRMHVDTTMSIWMNLTPVERRVARDPQVRSVVIERKLPGTLVVRLVENAPVALVETSGPPGKGASLSAIRVVDAVGHALPIDPSRTNIDLPVVESPDPSVLALLADVKAHEPRLFAQISSVRHSARPGGDELDVALPSVMVRALVGVSADRLADVIPVEADLARRHARVAELDLRFRDQVIARLQ